The following proteins are co-located in the Phaeodactylum tricornutum CCAP 1055/1 chromosome 2, whole genome shotgun sequence genome:
- a CDS encoding predicted protein, giving the protein MNWEDSFTLRSSYCSPTDPMSSSNTLLPTQTPTFGKASAPATEETTSSPGFPPVVSAKKPVSTARRYSQQMVLSGTMFSDGWRTHKPPRLIRTSPFEPLLHPQQLPQYSDISSHQVQQYYAWKDRVRGEAHCADQSFAQNRTRIFALATSDKNHEDKDDPHVPPISEIRIPKREGGCSPTSTSTAASISSHNQSSSEEHEVDYKNLYLCSHRNTQQLQRRLEYTEEENRQLKRKLIEFQRQLFSLQRNGLSSRGRDTRQSSWTIPPSRPELPRSAKRTRREMEGREHANSLAPSVSTEEPPLHDAGFPTTFSHMR; this is encoded by the coding sequence ATGAACTGGGAAGACTCCTTCACTCTACGATCTTCTTACTGTTCTCCCACGGATCCCATGAGTAGCAGCAACACACTTCTCCCTACCCAAACACCAACATTTGGTAAAGCGAGTGCACCAGCAACCGAAGAGACAACATCCAGCCCAGGATTTCCGCCTGTCGTGTCTGCGAAGAAGCCGGTTTCTACAGCTCGGAGATACTCGCAGCAAATGGTCCTTTCGGGAACTATGTTTTCGGATGGATGGAGGACTCACAAACCACCTCGGCTGATTCGGACCTCTCCTTTTGAACCTTTACTTCATCCTCAACAGCTGCCACAATATAGTGACATTTCATCGCACCAGGTACAACAATATTATGCTTGGAAGGATCGAGTGCGAGGGGAGGCACACTGTGCTGATCAGTCTTTTGCACAAAATAGAACTCGCATCTTCGCGCTCGCCACATCCGATAAAAACCACGAAGACAAAGACGACCCTCATGTTCCGCCGATCTCCGAAATCCGAATACCAAAGCGTGAAGGCGGCTGTTCTCCCACAAGTACTTCAACTGCTGCTTCAATCTCTTCGCATAATCAATCCTCTTCCGAAGAGCACGAAGTTGACTATAAAAATCTGTATCTATGCTCCCATCGTAACACACAGCAACTACAGCGACGACTGGAATATACGGAGGAAGAAAATCGCCAATTGAAGCGCAAGTTGATTGAATTTCAACGACAGCTCTTTTCCTTACAGCGCAACGGCTTGTCTTCTCGTGGTCGCGACACCCGTCAATCCTCCTGGACTATTCCTCCGTCTCGTCCCGAACTGCCACGTTCCGCGAAACGAACTCGACGGGAGATGGAAGGTCGAGAGCACGCCAATTCGCTGGCACCCAGTGTCTCTACGGAAGAACCGCCTTTACACGACGCGGGCTTTCCCACGACGTTTTCACATATGCGCTGA
- a CDS encoding predicted protein, which yields MVWCCVAEPLGPEESAHLDILDDKYRGQRLAVGKSGIQPIPSNSAKPDPYDSLVSVTCPAGVRPGQMLQVNSLDGTRAVHALVPEGVRPGQTFIVEFPPQKVFGRVMQAEPVKPPPSFENSLDDWLTSEAQVPVATEQRNEETHGTLQPVPAWVAPSSAAPKRNEKGEAREPPVSPKLPENPVQSFLEKIEDFLAPTPDVVPAPMPKKSMARTKEGKKGTTRERKRPEVLARKDAVESRRQPSPPQSEAQQKLLLVHIPPGLTAGSFMQVEIPGEHRALMITVPPNTTSFHVAYTPLQAPPMTSAVSRTSATSHTPVTPQPVPANQKLLLVRVPSGTSAGTLMHVSVPDEPGRILAAQVPAGNVTEFHVSYEPHPRVDSHDRQAANTLRRSVIATHIVFAKLGLEQFFF from the exons ATGGTTTGGTGCTGTGTTGCCGAGCCCCTCGGCCCCGAAGAATCAGCCCACCTTGATATTCTCGACGACAAATATCGCGGCCAGCGCCTTGCCGTAGGAAAAAGTGGAATCCAGCCAATACCCTCAAATTCGGCGAAACCGGACCCCTACGACAGTCTCGTTTCGG TCACCTGCCCAGCCGGAGTTCGACCTGGTCAAATGCTGCAAGTCAACTCACTAGATGGAACCCGTGCCGTGCACGCCTTAGTTCCCGAAGGCGTTCGCCCTGGTCAGACCTTTATTGTAGAATTTCCTCCACAGAAAGTATTCGGGCGTGTCATGCAGGCGGAGCCCGTTAAGCCTCCGCCTTCGTTCGAAAACTCTTTGGATGACTGGTTGACGTCCGAGGCGCAGGTTCCTGTGGCCACGGAGCAACGAAACGAGGAAACTCATGGAACTCTGCAACCAGTCCCAGCCTGGGTAGCGCCATCCTCCGCTGCACCcaaaagaaatgaaaaaggagAAGCTCGGGAACCGCCAGTGAGTCCCAAGCTCCCCGAAAATCCGGTACAGTCTTTTCTGGAAAAGATTGAAGATTTTCTAGCTCCCACTCCCGACGTTGTACCGGCCCCTATGCCCAAGAAGAGTATGGCCCGTACAAAAGAGGGAAAGAAAGGAACTACcagagaaaggaaacgacCGGAAGTATTGGCTCGTAAAGACGCGGTAGAAAGCCGCCGCCAACCGTCCCCTCCTCAAAGCGAAGCGCAACAGAAACTGCTCTTGGTACACATCCCTCCAGGCTTAACGGCGGGAAGCTTTATGCAGGTAGAAATTCCCGGGGAACATCGTGCGCTCATGATCACGGTACCTCCCAATACGACATCCTTTCACGTGGCCTACACTCCCTTGCAGGCTCCACCAATGACTTCGGCTGTTTCCCGGACTTCTGCCACGAGTCACACACCCGTTACACCGCAACCCGTTCCAGCGAACCAGAAATTATTACTTGTCCGTGTGCCATCCGGTACTTCGGCAGGTACGTTAATGCATGTATCGGTGCCCGACGAACCTGGTCGTATCTTGGCGGCTCAAGTCCCTGCCGGGAACGTTACAGAATTTCACGTTTCTTACGAACCCCATCCCCGAGTTGACAGTCACG ACCGTCAGGCAGCCAACACTCTTCGCAGGAGTGTCATTGCTACCCATATTGTCTTTGCCAAGCTTGGACTGGAGCAATTTTTTTTTTAG
- a CDS encoding predicted protein, which translates to MAFTFGTTPSSSNNSTPITGQGTGFSFGGGDGGQSAPASTNTPVGAPFTNTVSGGGVGFSLGSAATATPAFTGASSSNEASAPSTTTGFSFGASGTASSIGAPSSSGTPATSGNHAFGLGPQSGASNTVPAFQSGSAPTPSLTSKSTSTASEGLRVPKYEHIFPWQAMSEKLEELVSTALEDTEDGVLAGQALALLMADGKTQSHLTDVSPIVYCNSPNTAIRQQLQQRPLVYLESNQQEASLTESMYHDIVKLSDDLKLDETHVLSLYAHMSVDHVRAELESRFGVPDEALMRNIPLAVETLYWHEQALPLITLRSLLQHRLRAEPGHVVLQVTDDLLQDKLWQSLLEWVRVATRRITEWNAELSRLEPPATHGTSPQSAHAQTLSRHARFHVEQRQLAAECLYFWAYFTQLEATEVAALIDLAKELSNELPVLDPYIDVPSPVIASDPTAVSSPWRPFGTTMHALEKDPLTWQRELIQQTCKTTHVDRLQVISTLVVAILTSLDSRGLKHNRKTHCANDFGTSSSLLLSSQGNALLPPNSSTIDSLHPIHQRLSQNATDGWKRKDIFGLLACSFALLLQSTPSAVASPRAGPVSPGSSIDIRKAFRESLKAPETLGSFTMARLTLLPGLRSPSLLPSPACDAVEFYLATLTEFVSFYLEVLDDSGDRPISKAKWLQDAEEDLRLRRTHDDHIRQFETWAGGHTSAGSQRTSIAEVDLGSRPDCMDDVVALAVSVCALGPEYALPFWSTAVDQEKDGEEIQKLVPSNALKGLERQQSEDDTLRAPYLSMLSALALAKDEFQVTMDGATAVHRILSHDRNTGVKGHTWVTLIENLRWYARELDPQQYGSNVSKYGKNDKDSSNGTSTQYYYYSENLDGSERQDSEDTNNDPTSTRPKELGEDNTNLLLSILATISNVGERCPEARETVLSVNIPVYSSDGNETVGQDSALMILFTLATMPVAPGIRGAIFSTIASLLNDDACHEGQARRIQDFALQGWETLDACQILPIYLLEQYPTFRDAESKSFPGLAFPPSSTGYVDDKPGKSWIPANSMYAIIYELEFVESVMGFYPSSEGLLKLLNALFQVGGCPKGLGKARRVRPGCSPYIEFACHFILPRATGRFGGLGKLPFRSLEDESRLVALALELVKTVLTHYICPVNIYGDAVDAADKSQYMSAAQSAAKQALLHSRLVKSLVQVPLVGDAKHFAEDFPSQVPDQVKTAGVSVTSKNKPMPIRSHDSISASVPRTQSPGFLLLVETLSSNQGDLFNSLVAVVSQSQTMNAFGKNSDCNSKTYALFGAKRTILTGKSKEQVSSFANKSNLKQLEPNGVDLSYDQAVYWRERSVILALECMCAVVAREGCMYQATSTLSSTSIIVPVIHFRRKAAGSSRLKFSDYELTTFADLLVSAETDTGVVSSIVSLVGYISSNESRDLRISTAAVSLVLYVDRSIRNGFGSIIGSSPSKQRALSRAFAHRVLLSSQTDQAQDMELLRIVCERILLDLRRPSQERSPFAGILLGLSNEDLAPDEKSPNDCFGAFTQILKKKAFVTSSKSGELAASIFEIFFHLCNYAEANSGDAKMMLKSSSKLRKADFWLAHLSLILSNVSSIGTSSSRLNTSVFHSIAWILKGIANELRLLTDFSGVSTVQDSFLGPQPSKYRRIVSVLCNENSSLLLRLLDVMPIRRLYQNTVIVAPTEESVRFVKKGLYGAPSVVNGYDVVDTERLLVSMKQTKESIEEGLRNWCDHWNLSVARDCASAHCSDALRIVLGTINIADTTLGIRTTDDNVRSVKLLLNLLELVSSSGPSSSAPRDMDMDVYTTATRNLALAILSTTELVFKSASKAVSDTPGCATLLARAICQSGFHLGEGPDACRRNERTAILANALACILRRFSEEDTSKCRIEDFRNAALVLSRLSTFLRAGEIPPTQAVLARWCLSAILGLFARQDTSRELSFVQSVLTDPIRPGAMHSTATIMIKAISSRDVDMALLLQKIALLPFGGVLEAMYDVAKYYFFEEAKFLKDENASTMMYQRTEVGVPSFLIGHLELMISLLLSGIEETRKLQIAVEVLQIIQLYQPTVNRLLSGFPVDGEVLETFYRTYCQAKLLIDQGDKGFRKSTSFSNCPQMDEYTEYENGLVHLTMHLVEYPLPRSMLTSLPAHLEKHPSQAALQIVENSLQTVKSWWSSLDIEVHVSSSEWLSDSAGLALSDMICELASRGGDMARVGLSLIRRSESNSIADVQSLCRGLTRCSYGVRVRISAAFQSEFFGTFLLLIFLFHSL; encoded by the exons ATGGCGTTCACCTTTGGAACgacaccgtcgtcgtccaataACTCTACTCCAATTACCGGGCAAGGTActggattttcttttggagGAGGTGACGGGGGACAAAGCGCTCCGGCATCAACGAATACGCCAGTAGGCGCTCCTTTCACGAATACAGTCTCCGGGGGTGGAGTTGGATTTTCTCTTGGTTCTGCTGCAACGGCGACTCCCGCTTTCACGGgtgcttcttcttcgaatGAAGCGTCAGCGCCAAGTACGACGACTGGATTCTCGTTTGGCGCAAGCGGGACGGCATCTAGCATCGGGGCCCCATCCAGTTCCGGTACGCCCGCAACGAGTGGTAACCATGCATTCGGTTTGGGACCCCAGAGTGGGGCCAGTAACACTGTCCCTGCCTTCCAAAGTGGTTCCGCGCCAACGCCTTCATTGACTTCGAAATCGACATCTACAGCTTCGGAAGGACTCAGGGTGCCCAAATACGAACACATATTTCCGTGGCAAGcaatgtcggaaaagcttgaGGAGTTGGTGTCCACAGCGTTAGAGGACACGGAAGACGGTGTGTTGGCGGGACAAGCTCTCGCACTATTGATGGCGGACGGGAAAACTCAATCGCATCTGACTGATGTATCGCCTATTGTGTACTGCAACAGTCCCAACACCGCTATTCGTCAACAGCTCCAGCAACGTCCGTTGGTATACTTGGAAAGCAATCAACAAGAAGCCTCTTTAACCGAGTCGATGTATCACGATATTGTCAAGCTCTCCGATGACTTGAAACTGGACGAAACTCATGTATTGAGCTTGTACGCACACATGAGCGTCGATCACGTTCGGGCCGAACTAGAGTCTCGGTTCGGTGTACCGGACGAGGCGTTGATGCGAAATATTCCTTTGGCCGTCGAAACCTTGTACTGGCATGAACAAGCCTTACCGTTGATAACGCTACGATCTCTACTTCAACATCGTTTGCGGGCCGAACCTGGACATGTGGTCCTCCAGGTGACGGATGACCTGCTACAGGATAAGCTGTGGCAATCCTTGTTGGAATGGGTACGCGTTGCCACACGGCGTATAACCGAATGGAATGCCGAACTAAGCCGTCTCGAGCCACCAGCTACGCACGGCACGTCTCCACAGTCAGCACACGCCCAAACATTATCCCGACACGCACGATTTCACGTGGAACAGCGACAATTAGCGGCCGAATGCCTTTATTTTTGGGCTTACTTCACTCAACTCGAAGCGACCGAAGTAGCTGCCCTCATTGATCTCGCGAAGGAACTCTCCAATGAGTTGCCGGTACTGGATCCCTACATAGATGTACCATCACCCGTGATTGCGTCTGATCCCACTGCTGTATCGAGCCCCTGGCGTCCGTTTGGAACGACGATGCATGCGTTGGAGAAGGATCCTCTTACATGGCAACGCGAACTGATTCAACAGACCTGTAAGACAACACACGTGGATCGACTGCAAGTCATTTCAACCTTGGTGGTAGCCATTTTGACTAGTTTGGATAGCCGGGGCTTGAAACACAATCGCAAGACGCATTGTGCGAATGACTTTGGAACG TCTAGCTcacttttgctttcttcgcAGGGAAACGCTCTGTTACCTCCGAACTCATCTACGATCGACTCCCTGCATCCGATTCACCAACGATTGTCTCAAAATGCCACGGACGGATGGAAGCGCAAAGATATTTTTGGACTACTGGCTTGCTCCTTCGCACTACTGTTGCAGTCGACTCCATCCGCGGTCGCATCTCCTCGAGCCGGACCTGTGTCGCCTGGCAGCAGTATCGATATCCGTAAGGCCTTTCGTGAATCGCTGAAAGCACCGGAGACTCTGGGATCTTTTACCATGGCTCGTCTTACGTTGCTACCAGGTCTCCGTTCCCCGTCCCTTCTACCGAGCCCAGCTTGCGATGCGGTAGAATTTTACCTCGCTACGTTAACCGAATTTGTTTCGTTTTATCTAGAAGTCTTGGATGACTCTGGCGATCGCCCAATCTCGAAAGCAAAGTGGCTGCAAGATGCTGAGGAGGATTTGCGGTTACGTCGTACACACGACGACCACATTCGCCAGTTTGAAACGTGGGCTGGGGGCCACACGTCGGCTGGGTCACAAAGGACCTCAATTGCAGAAGTCGATTTGGGTTCACGGCCCGATTGCATGGACGATGTGGTTGCTTTGGCAGTATCTGTGTGCGCACTGGGACCAGAATACGCTTTGCCATTCTGGTCGACGGCCGTCGATCAAGAGAAGGATGGTGAAGAGATTCAGAAACTGGTTCCAAGCAATGCCTTGAAAGGATTAGAACGACAACAATCAGAGGACGATACGTTGCGCGCTCCATATCTTTCTATGCTTTcagccttggctttggcgaaGGATGAGTTTCAAGTCACAATGGACGGTGCTACTGCCGTTCATCGTATTTTGTCGCACGACAGAAACACCGGCGTCAAAGGACATACGTGGGTGACGTTGATCGAAAATTTGCGGTGGTATGCGCGAGAATTGGATCCGCAACAATACGGCTCCAACGTTAGCAAGTACGGCAAGAACGATAAGGACTCTTCGAATGGCACTTCGACGCAGTACTACTACTATTCTGAAAATTTGGACGGGTCAGAACGGCAAGATTCCGAAGATACGAACAACGACCCTACTTCGACGCGTCCAAAGGAGCTAGGCGAGGATAACACAAACTTGTTGCTATCGATTCTCGCAACAATCTCTAATGTCGGTGAACGATGCCCTGAGGCACGAGAGACTGTTCTGTCCGTCAACATTCCGGTTTACAGTTCCGACGGCAACGAAACAGTAGGACAGGATTCAGCCCTGATGATTCTTTTCACGCTAGCAACCATGCCCGTCGCACCGGGCATTCGAGGTGCCATTTTCTCGACCATTGCAAGTCTGCTTAATGATGATGCTTGCCACGAAGGACAAGCCAGACGAATCCAGGACTTTGCGCTTCAGGGATGGGAGACTCTCGACGCGTGCCAGATTCTTCCAATCTATCTCTTGGAACAGTACCCCACCTTCCGTGATGCCGAATCGAAGAGCTTTCCCGGCTTGGCGTTTCCACCATCTTCGACAGGATATGTTGACGACAAACCTGGGAAGTCTTGGATACCTGCCAACTCGATGTACGCAATTATTTACGAGTTAGAGTTCGTAGAATCAGTAATGGGCTTCTATCCGTCTTCTGAGGGATTACTGAAGCTACTCAATGCGCTCTTCCAAGTCGGGGGATGTCCAAAAGGCTTAGGAAAAGCACGACGAGTACGACCAGGGTGTTCGCCATATATCGAGTTTGCCTGTCACTTTATCTTGCCCCGAGCGACTGGTAGGTTCGGGGGTTTGGGTAAGCTACCTTTCCgatctttggaagacgaaagcCGTCTTGTGGCTCTTGCACTGGAATTAGTCAAGACCGTTTTGACGCATTACATTTGTCCGGTCAATATATATGGTGATGCTGTTGATGCAGCGGACAAGAGCCAATACATGTCCGCTGCCCAGTCAGCCGCCAAGCAAGCGCTGCTGCACTCTAGACTCGTGAAAAGTCTGGTTCAGGTGCCGCTAGTCGGCGATGCCAAGCACTTTGCAGAAGACTTTCCGTCCCAGGTTCCTGACCAGGTAAAGACAGCGGGAGTTTCGGTTACCTCCAAAAACAAGCCCATGCCGATCAGGAGTCATGACTCCATCTCGGCTTCTGTTCCTCGAACGCAAAGCCCtggctttcttcttttggtTGAAACCCTCTCATCGAACCAGGGCGATCTTTTCAATTctcttgttgctgttgtttcgCAATCTCAGACAATGAACGCGTTCGGAAAGAATAGCGATTGCAATTCGAAGACGTACGCGCTTTTTGGAGCAAAGCGCACCATATTAACCGGCAAATCTAAAGAGCAAGTGTCTTCTTTTGCAAACAAATCTAATTTGAAACAACTGGAGCCGAACGGAGTTGATTTAAGCTACGACCAGGCCGTATATTGGCGGGAACGCTCTGTCATCTTGGCGTTGGAATGCATGTGTGCAGTGGTGGCGCGCGAGGGCTGTATGTACCAGGCGACATCTACTTTATCAAGCACATCAATAATTGTGCCTGTCATTCACTTCCGGAGAAAGGCAGCTGGTTCGTCTCGTCTCAAATTTTCCGATTACGAGCTAACCACATTTGCTGACTTGCTGGTCTCCGCCGAAACCGATACAGGGGTTGTTTCTTCGATTGTTAGCCTGGTTGGGTACATCTCATCAAACGAGTCCCGCGATCTACGCATCAGCACTGCAGCGGTTTCGCTGGTGCTATATGTCGATCGCTCCATTCGAAATGGTTTTGGTTCGATTATAGGAAGCAGCCCTTCCAAGCAACGGGCCCTATCTCGGGCTTTTGCACACCGAGTCTTGCTCTCCTCGCAGACGGATCAAGCTCAAGATATGGAGCTGCTTCGCATTGTCTGTGAACGCATTTTATTAGACCTACGTCGACCTTCTCAAGAGCGTTCCCCTTTTGCCGGGATTCTTTTGGGTTTGTCGAATGAAGACTTGGCTCCAGATGAGAAATCGCCAAACGATTGCTTCGGGGCCTTCACTCAAATTTTAAAGAAAAAAGCCTTCGTGACAAGCAGCAAGTCAGGAGAACTTGCGGCTAGCATATTCGAGATTTTCTTTCACTTGTGTAACTACGCCGAAGCGAATAGTGGCGACGCCAAAATGATGTTGAAGTCATCTTCAAAGCTGAGAAAGGCAGATTTCTGGCTTGCTCATCTTTCACTGATACTTTCCAATGTATCGTCTATAGGGACTTCCTCTTCCCGGCTAAACACTTCCGTTTTTCATTCAATTGCATGGATTTTGAAAGGTATTGCAAACGAACTGCGTCTCCTAACAGATTTTTCCGGTGTTTCTACTGTACAAGACTCATTTCTGGGTCCACAGCCAAGCAAATACAGGCGTATTGTGTCGGTGTTGTGCAATGAAAACTCCAGTCTGCTCCTTCGACTTCTGGATGTCATGCCGATTCGGCGACTGTACCAAAACACAGTTATCGTTGCACCTACAGAGGAATCAGTAAGATTCGTAAAGAAAGGGCTATATGGAGCTCCTTCGGTTGTAAATGGGTACGACGTTGTTGACACTGAACGACTATTGGTGTCCATGAAACAGACTAAAGAATCCATCGAAGAGGGATTGCGAAATTGGTGTGATCACTGGAACTTGTCAGTTGCAAGAGACTGTGCCTCCGCCCATTGTTCGGATGCGCTTAGAATTGTGCTGGGAACAATCAACATAGCTGACACCACCCTGGGAATTAGGACGACTGACGACAATGTGAGGTCTGTGAAGCTACTTTTGAATTTGCTCGAGCTAGTATCATCGAGTGGCCCCTCTTCTTCTGCTCCTCGTGACATGGATATGGATGTGTATACAACAGCAACGCGCAATCTTGCTCTTGCCATTTTATCCACGACCGAGCTCGTGTTCAAGTCCGCGTCTAAAGCCGTTTCGGATACCCCTGGCTGCGCTACTCTCCTTGCCCGTGCAATCTGTCAATCAGGCTTCCACCTGGGAGAGGGACCTGACGCATGTCGGagaaacgaacgaacagCAATTTTGGCAAATGCTCTTGCTTGCATTCTCCGTCGTTTTTCCGAAGAGGATACGTCGAAATGTAGGATCGAAGACTTTAGGAACGCTGCACTTGTTCTGTCTCGCCTATCTACCTTTTTGCGTGCAGGAGAGATACCGCCAACTCAAGCGGTGCTTGCTCGATGGTGCCTATCGGCTATCTTGGGGCTCTTCGCACGCCAAGACACATCAAGGGAGCTTTCTTTTGTGCAATCTGTCCTGACCGACCCCATTCGTCCTGGTGCAATGCATTCGACTGCCACAATCATGATCAAGGCTATTTCATCCCGTGACGTCGATATGGCGCTGTTGCTACAAAAAATTGcccttcttccatttggAG GAGTCCTAGAAGCCATGTATGATGTCGCAAAATATTATTTCTTCGAAGAAGCTAAGTTTTTGAAAGATGAAAACGCGAGTACTATGATGTATCAGCGCACCGAAGTTGGCGTCCCATCGTTTTTGATTGGTCATCTCGAATTGATGATctctttgttgttgtctgGCATTGAGGAAACTCGGAAACTCCAGATTGCTGTTGAGGTATTGCAAATTATACAGTTGTACCAGCCAACCGTGAATAGACTCCTATCGGGCTTTCCGGTAGATGGCGAAGTTCTCGAAACCTTTTATCGCACCTACTGTCAAGCAAAGCTTCTTATTGACCAAGGAGACAAAGGTTTTAGAAAATCCACTAGCTTCTCTAATTGTCCACAGATGGATGAGTACACCGAGTACGAAAATGGTCTTGTGCATTTAACAATGCATTTGGTGGAGTACCCCCTACCGAGATCCATGTTGACATCGCTTCCTGCTCATCTAGAGAAACATCCCAGTCAAGCGGCTTTGCAGATCGTGGAAAACTCTCTTCAAACGGTGAAATCTTGGTGGAGTAGTCTTGACATTGAAGTGCATGTTTCGAGTTCTGAGTGGCTGAGTGATTCCGCAGGGCTTGCCTTGAGTGACATGATTTGTGAGCTTGCCTCCAGGGGAGGTGATATGGCCCGTGTTGGATTGAGCTTGATCCGGCGGTCTGAATCTAACAGCATTGCTGACGTGCAAAGCCTATGTAGAGGTTTGACTCGTTGCTCGTACGGTGTTCGAGTACGTATTTCAGCCGCTTTCCAATCTGAATTTTTTGGCACTTTTCTTCTGCTCATATTCCTTTTCCACAGCTTGTAG
- a CDS encoding predicted protein: MSTAAARKAWNEAMKATAGATALPPALQKLGQKRRSDRHKKQSRRVKARKTVALSADQEEYRRAVWIDALEGVDPTAQVAEEDDEYDELDDLDEGKPKKRKRSTKVKAGVLPKRFLPRSLASILVEEANKEDGASRAFLAAEARVPVSQQLPARKFCPVTGTEGIYTEPKSGIPYANMKALEQIRERPPPWMTLGGTAAYWEAVKSIRDE, from the coding sequence ATGTCGACCGCTGCCGCGCGCAAGGCTTGGAACGAAGCCATGAAGGCTACCGCTGGAGCCACTGCCTTACCCCCCGCTCTGCAGAAGCTGGGACAAAAGCGACGTTCCGATCGACACAAAAAACAATCACGCCGGGTAAAGGCCCGCAAAACCGTGGCGCTGTCCGCCGACCAAGAAGAATACCGACGCGCAGTGTGGATTGATGCCTTGGAAGGGGTGGATCCAACGGCGCAAgttgcggaagaagatgacgaatACGATGAActggacgatttggacgagGGCAAGCCAAAGAAACGTAAACGATCTACTAAAGTCAAGGCCGGCGTCCTGCCGAAACGATTTCTGCCTCGGTCCTTGGCATCCATCCTAGTGGAAGAGGCCAATAAAGAAGATGGCGCATCTCGAGCATTTCTGGCGGCAGAAGCCCGTGTCCCTGTTTCCCAGCAATTGCCTGCCCGCAAATTTTGTCCGGTAACCGGGACGGAGGGTATTTACACGGAGCCCAAAAGCGGTATCCCCTACGCCAACATGAAAGCGTTGGAACAGATCCGAGAGCGGCCACCTCCGTGGATGACTCTGGGAGGGACAGCAGCGTACTGGGAAGCTGTCAAGAGCATACGAGACGAATGA
- a CDS encoding endodeoxyribonuclease, translating to MRVLWLQSIHAAAVVLASEPRWVRKGQNFHGSAFCPAPSIAVLRKTSVRYKEQVYFGVHEEILCRRCKDSSTLLCMSRDKKTPTALDTTPVMEDFSGSRKIIPKPATKGSKKQITDSKQRLIAKEKKVVKKRLSTKGKQKTITAKENDSSLLTSKQKTTKRASTTDKGPLHWRSLDDVVLFKPHGCVVVVDDDDNEPTDIFSNVTGRVAFTVRGNPLPLRRHRTARGFVYNPSAKAQESFRDIVSHMVTGFRDELHLLKGTHLPIAAGVPFFPEGQALVMTILFSMKRPNNHFVANRRGMLEDGCRLKATAPSVTSPTRTDVDNLAKFVLDSCNGLLYEDDRQVISLHVTKVLDEQGTCLGSTQVDLRAVRDDEIPLLLNRSFSLL from the coding sequence ATGCGCGTCTTGTGGCTCCAAAGCATTCACGCTGCTGCTGTCGTGCTAGCCAGCGAGCCGCGCTGGGTTCGCAAAGGCCAAAACTTTCACGGTTCAGCATTTTGTCCTGCTCCTTCGATCGCCGTCCTTCGAAAAACAAGTGTTCGATATAAAGAGCAGGTTTATTTCGGAGTGCATGAGGAAATATTGTGTCGACGTTGCAAAGACAGTTCGACGCTTTTGTGCATGTCGCGCGACAAAAAGACGCCGACGGCACTGGACACTACTCCTGTGATGGAAGACTTCTCAGGTAGCCGGAAAATAATTCCAAAGCCCGCGACGAAAGGATCAAAAAAGCAGATCACCGATTCCAAGCAAAGATTAATtgcaaaagagaaaaaagttGTCAAGAAGCGACTGTCAACAAAGGGCAAACAAAAAACTATCACCGCGAAAGAAAACGATTCGTCTCTACTTACATCGAAAcaaaaaacaacaaaacgtGCATCGACTACAGATAAAGGTCCATTACACTGGAGATCTTTAGATGATGTGGTTCTTTTTAAACCTCACGGATGCGTTGTGGTtgtcgatgatgatgacaacgAGCCAACCGACATTTTTTCCAACGTGACGGGTCGTGTCGCTTTTACGGTACGGGGCAATCCACTTCCCCTGAGACGACATCGCACGGCACGTGGTTTTGTATATAATCCTTCTGCAAAGGCACAGGAATCGTTCCGTGATATTGTTTCCCATATGGTTACTGGATTCCGTGACGAATTACACCTCTTGAAAGGAACCCATCTACCGATTGCAGCAGGTGTTCCCTTCTTTCCGGAAGGACAGGCGTTGGTTATGACTATCCTTTTTTCGATGAAACGGCCGAACAATCATTTTGTGGCTAATCGTCGGGGAATGCTTGAGGACGGATGTCGTTTGAAGGCAACGGCGCCGTCCGTGACGTCTCCCACTCGAACCGATGTGGACAACCTCGCCAAGTTCGTCCTTGATTCCTGTAACGGACTTTTGTACGAAGACGATCGGCAAGTGATATCGTTGCATGTGACAAAAGTACTCGACGAGCAAGGCACATGTCTCGGATCGACGCAGGTGGATTTGCGAGCTGTCCGAGACGATGAAATACCTCTGCTATTGAATCGGTCTTTTTCACTTCTGTAG